GAGTAAGCCCAAGGAGTGGGGAAAGTCGATTTGCCATTGGGGAATGAGCTGGTTTCCTTCTCCGAGCCAGGCGGTGGTGGTTGCCCATTCGCCAACACCGTCGAGACAAAGAATGGCGGCCCTCTCAAAGGGACTGGGGAAGAAGGCGGAGGCTGCGTGGGACTGGTGATGCTCGGTGAACATCAGTTTGGGCAGCTCGGTTTTCTTGCACTGGCCGATTTCTGAGAGTTCGGTTCTTAATACAGTTTTGAGATAGAGCTTTTCTTTTAACCAGATGGGCATAGCCGCCAGGAATGAGCGAAACCCTCTGGGGGCATAGCTGAGGTAGGTTTCCAGGAGCCGTTCAAATTTGAGTAGGGGTTTGTCGTAGAAGACGATATGATCTAGGTCAGAGATCGTGGTTTGAGCTGTTTCCAGGCAATAGGCGATCGCATGTTTTGGAAACCGTGGATCGTGCTTCTTGCGCGAAAATCGCTCTTCCTGCGCTGCCGCAACGATTTCGCCATCACAGACGATTGCCGCCGCGCTATCATGATAAAACGCTGAAATTCCTAGGATCTTCATTTAGTTCACCCCTACGCCAGTTAATTTAAGCCAATTTTGGGATTTTTTTGGGATCATGAATAGAGATTGTAACTTAGGGTTTACCCTATAAGCACTGTGTTCACTATTTTCAGGAAAGACGAACATCGGTTCGCTCTCATCTTGGACTACCTTAATGATTACGATCGCTTGGCATAATCTTCAGGTGCGTTCATATTGTAAACTTTCTTAATGATTAAACCGACAAAATCCCTCAAAGTCAATAAAGTCTCTCAAGTTGCCCTTCTATTGATCTGCTGGATTGGCATCCCTTGGATTATCGTTGAGATAGCCATGATCCTGCTCGATCCCTTTCTCTTCAAGGGTTTCTACCAGTATGATCCCGACATGGGCTTTCGAGTCAGACCCGATACATTAGGCTCAAACCGTTTTGGATTTAACGACCAAGACTATCCCCTTGAGCGAGTTTCCGGAACGGTGAGAATGATGATTGTTGGTGATTCGTTCAACTGGGCGGGGGGGTTAGAGGGTAACTATACGACCCTACTCGAAAATCAGTTCGCTCAAACCCCAGATTTACCTCCTGTAGAAGTTATTAATGCAGGCTATCCCATGACCCATGCTGGGGAGCAGTTAATTATGTTGCAGAAATTCGGTTTGCAATATCAACCAGATTTAGTTATCTTGGGGGTTTTTGTGGGTAATGATTTTATTGATGCCGACCCCTACCGCAAGCGTATTGTGGTCAATGATACTCAAATTGATATTGATAAACGCAACGAAATTCAGATATTAGGATATCCAATTATTTTTAAGTCTCGCCTATGGATGTTTATCGAGCAAAAATATAAGGTTTTTCAAGAAACTGCTCAAATTGAACAACCGGCATGGGCCAACCCGACTCCACAAGAGGAACAGGGTACATTTACCGAGGAAACTTTCTTAAAAATTCAGCGAGCCAGATTAGAGTTTTGTAATCTTAGAGCGCACGCAGAAGGTAAATATGATGATAGAATTAAATACTTGTTTGACAGTATTACCCAAATGAAGCAGATTTTGGCGGAGCGCCAAATCGAATTTAAAGTAGCGATTTATCCCGATGAGTTTCAAGTTAGTCAAGCCTTAGCCGATCAACTCTTTGAAACGTATCAACTCAATCGGGAAGACTACGATCTAAATCTGATGCAAAAGTTGCTCATTGAGTTTCTGGATCAAGAGGGGATTCCTTATATTAATATGCTCGATAAATTCCGTCAAGTGGGTCAAACCCAAACCTTATATTTACTCAGAGATACCCATTGGAATCTGGCAGGGAATCAATTAGCATCAGATATTTTATATCAAAATTTATTGGATGAGGTTAAAACCAAATAATATGAAAGGGTGGCAGAAACTCAATTTTCGTAGAGTAGTTAATTGGGCATTTTTAGGATTTCTGTGGATAGGGGTTCCCTGGTTAGCCGCAGAACTGTTTATGATCGTGATGGAACCTTATCTATTTAAGGGTTTTTTCCAGTATGATGCAGATCTGGGATTTCGAGTCAATCCTGAGACTCCTGGCACGAATAAATTTGGGTTTAACGATCGCGATTATCCCCTAGAGAAAGCACCGGGAACCTACCGCATTGTAGTCGTTGGAGATTCCTATAGCTGGGCAGGCAATCTAGATGGCAACTATACGGCACTCTTAGAACAACAGTTTGAAGACTATTATGGAGCGCCCAAAGTTGAGGTGATTAATGTGGGGTTTCCCATGGCCGATCCGCCTATGTATTTGGGAATGCTGCAAAAATATGGTTTAAAGTTTAATCCCGATCTCGTGGTTTTGGGCTTTTTTGTGGGCAATGATTTGCATACGCCAGTCAATCAAAAACGGATTGTTCTTAACGATACGTTTATCGATATCGATCGCACTAAAGAATTGAAGATCTTGGGATATCCTATCATTGGACAATCTAGAGTTAAGATGTTTTTACAGCAACGCTATCGAATTTTTCAGGAGCAACTGAAACTGCAACAAGCTCAACAGGAAAATCAAGGAAAATTTGAACTGATTGAGGGAGCGATCGCCCAAGATACTCCCACTCCGAATCCTAGCCCTGAAACTGCCCCCATCTATTCAGAAGAAACTTTTTTAGACATTGAACGCTGGAAGCTGGAAATTAATAACTTACCCGCCTATCAAGCAGGAAAATTTACCCCTCAGTTTGAATATTCTCTGCAAGCAGTTGTGAAAATGGCAGAGCTGCTGAAAGAAAAAAATATTCCCTTTGTGGTGGCGCTTTACCCTTCAGAATACCAAATCGATCAAACTCTGGCGAGTAAAATTTTTACTGAGTATGAACTTAATCCTGAAGATTATGATTTAGAACTGCCTCAAAAAGTGGTTATTGAAACGCTAGAGGCTCATGGTATTGACTATTTAGATATGTTAGAGCCTTTTCAAGAAGCAGGCAAAGAACAAGTCCTCTATATTTTACGCGATACCCACTGGAATTTAACCGGTAATCAATTAGCCGCTAATCTATTATTTAACACCTTAAAACCTCAAGTCGATGCCCAACTTCGGTAATACAAAAGTTTCTACTTTTAGGTAATAATCCTGCGTATATCTACCCTTCTTAACCCATTAGTGATTACCCATTACCTATTACCAGTCCTATATTTCAGTAACAATTATTCATTTTGGTCAGCTCTAGAGTCCGGTAAAATAAGACCAGTCCATTAGGATTGCATCAAAAATCATTGCCATCTAAGATTCAAGGTGAGTATGGCCCATGAACTTGGAATCCCATCCATTTATTAGTTATTTTGAACCCGATCAAGTCGCTCAATTGTGCGATCTGGCGGATATGATCGAGTTTGACCAACCAACTGTGATTTTTGAAGAAGGTGAAGTTCCGGATGGACTCTATCTGGTGTTAGCCGGTCAAGTTGAATTTAGCAAGATGATCGATACTGAGAAATATCAAACGATCGCCTTAGCTAAGGAAAATGATTTTTTTGGAGAATTTGGTGTCTTAGATGGGAAACCGAGAAGTGCCAGAGCAACAGCCGCTGAAGGAAGTATTTTAGCGAAAATTCCCCAAGATAAACTGATGGATATTTTACAAAATAGCAAAGGGGAAGTGATTTTAGCCCTCTTCCGGCATATTATCCATCATATTCGCATTACGACCACCCAAT
The Roseofilum reptotaenium CS-1145 DNA segment above includes these coding regions:
- a CDS encoding alginate O-acetyltransferase AlgX-related protein, which gives rise to MIKPTKSLKVNKVSQVALLLICWIGIPWIIVEIAMILLDPFLFKGFYQYDPDMGFRVRPDTLGSNRFGFNDQDYPLERVSGTVRMMIVGDSFNWAGGLEGNYTTLLENQFAQTPDLPPVEVINAGYPMTHAGEQLIMLQKFGLQYQPDLVILGVFVGNDFIDADPYRKRIVVNDTQIDIDKRNEIQILGYPIIFKSRLWMFIEQKYKVFQETAQIEQPAWANPTPQEEQGTFTEETFLKIQRARLEFCNLRAHAEGKYDDRIKYLFDSITQMKQILAERQIEFKVAIYPDEFQVSQALADQLFETYQLNREDYDLNLMQKLLIEFLDQEGIPYINMLDKFRQVGQTQTLYLLRDTHWNLAGNQLASDILYQNLLDEVKTK
- a CDS encoding alginate O-acetyltransferase AlgX-related protein, yielding MKGWQKLNFRRVVNWAFLGFLWIGVPWLAAELFMIVMEPYLFKGFFQYDADLGFRVNPETPGTNKFGFNDRDYPLEKAPGTYRIVVVGDSYSWAGNLDGNYTALLEQQFEDYYGAPKVEVINVGFPMADPPMYLGMLQKYGLKFNPDLVVLGFFVGNDLHTPVNQKRIVLNDTFIDIDRTKELKILGYPIIGQSRVKMFLQQRYRIFQEQLKLQQAQQENQGKFELIEGAIAQDTPTPNPSPETAPIYSEETFLDIERWKLEINNLPAYQAGKFTPQFEYSLQAVVKMAELLKEKNIPFVVALYPSEYQIDQTLASKIFTEYELNPEDYDLELPQKVVIETLEAHGIDYLDMLEPFQEAGKEQVLYILRDTHWNLTGNQLAANLLFNTLKPQVDAQLR